In a single window of the Mesorhizobium shangrilense genome:
- the radA gene encoding DNA repair protein RadA: protein MAKPRITFICQSCGAVSNRWAGKCDACGEWNTIVEEGPSGGGIGGGPGGLRSSRKGRPVALASLSGEIEDAPRIVSGIGELDRATGGGFVRGSALLVGGDPGIGKSTLLMQAAAALARNGHRVVYVSGEEAVAQVRLRAQRLGAASAPVELAAETNVEDILATLAEGKRPDLVILDSIQTLWTDLADSAPGTVTQVRASAQSVIRYAKSTGSAVVLVGHVTKEGQIAGPRVVEHMVDGVLYFEGEGGHHYRILRTVKNRFGPTDEIGVFEMSDGGLREVSNPSELFLGERHAKAPGAAVFAGMEGTRPVLVEIQALVAPSPLGTPRRAIVGWDGPRLSMVLAVLEAHCGVRFATNDVYLNVAGGYRISEPAADLAVAAALVSSLTGLALPADCVYFGEISLSGAVRPVAHAQQRLKEAEKLGFGQAVMPAGLEETSAAMVRRSFQPSTLADLVARIAGSRRGRPDDD from the coding sequence CTGGCTAAACCCCGCATCACCTTCATCTGCCAGTCCTGCGGCGCGGTCTCAAATCGCTGGGCAGGCAAGTGCGACGCGTGCGGCGAGTGGAACACGATCGTCGAGGAAGGCCCGTCTGGCGGCGGCATAGGCGGCGGCCCGGGTGGTCTGCGCTCTTCGCGGAAGGGACGTCCGGTCGCCCTCGCCAGCCTGTCGGGCGAAATCGAGGACGCTCCGCGCATCGTTTCGGGGATCGGGGAGCTGGACCGCGCCACGGGCGGCGGCTTCGTCCGCGGCTCGGCGCTTCTTGTCGGCGGCGATCCCGGCATCGGCAAGTCGACGCTGCTCATGCAGGCGGCAGCGGCGCTTGCACGCAACGGTCACCGGGTGGTCTACGTTTCGGGCGAGGAAGCGGTCGCCCAGGTGAGGCTGCGCGCGCAGCGGCTCGGTGCGGCCTCCGCGCCGGTGGAACTGGCCGCCGAGACCAATGTCGAGGACATCCTCGCCACGCTTGCCGAAGGAAAACGTCCCGACCTGGTGATCCTGGATTCGATCCAGACGCTGTGGACGGATCTGGCGGATTCCGCGCCCGGTACGGTGACCCAGGTGCGTGCGTCGGCGCAGTCGGTGATCCGCTATGCCAAGTCCACGGGATCCGCCGTGGTGCTGGTCGGGCACGTGACAAAGGAAGGCCAGATCGCCGGACCGCGAGTGGTCGAGCACATGGTCGACGGGGTTCTATATTTCGAAGGCGAAGGGGGCCATCACTACCGCATCCTGCGCACCGTGAAGAACCGCTTCGGTCCGACCGACGAGATCGGCGTCTTCGAGATGTCCGACGGCGGCTTGCGGGAAGTTTCCAACCCCTCGGAGCTATTCCTCGGCGAGCGGCACGCGAAGGCGCCGGGAGCCGCTGTCTTCGCCGGCATGGAAGGCACACGTCCCGTGCTGGTGGAAATCCAGGCACTGGTGGCGCCCTCCCCGCTCGGCACGCCCCGCCGGGCGATCGTCGGATGGGACGGTCCGCGCCTGTCGATGGTGCTGGCCGTCCTCGAGGCGCATTGCGGGGTGCGATTCGCGACCAACGACGTCTACCTGAACGTCGCAGGCGGCTACCGCATTTCGGAGCCCGCCGCCGACCTTGCGGTCGCGGCAGCTTTGGTGTCGTCGCTTACCGGACTTGCCCTGCCCGCCGATTGCGTCTATTTCGGCGAAATCAGCCTTTCGGGGGCGGTGAGGCCGGTGGCGCATGCGCAACAGCGGCTGAAGGAAGCGGAGAAGCTGGGGTTTGGACAGGCGGTCATGCCTGCCGGACTCGAGGAAACGTCGGCCGCCATGGTGCGCCGCTCCTTCCAGCCTTCGACGTTGGCCGACCTCGTGGCACGGATAGCAGGCTCTCGACGCGGCCGTCCGGACGACGACTGA
- a CDS encoding CvpA family protein has translation MPITLLDGVLVGFTLVSAMLAMVRGFSREILSIASWAAAAAAAFFFYPAVVPYVQPYIDNEQLAMIAAAAAVFVIALIVVTVITMKIADFIIDSRVGALDRTLGFLYGAARGILVVAVGLLFFNWLVGTNQPGWVAEAKSRPLLESIGAYLQGMLPEDPENSILNRFSPGNGEEAPADGGAAPADGGTNAAPPAEAPANN, from the coding sequence ATGCCGATCACCCTGCTTGACGGAGTTCTCGTCGGCTTCACTCTGGTCTCGGCAATGCTCGCGATGGTCCGCGGCTTCTCCCGCGAGATCCTGTCCATTGCCTCGTGGGCGGCAGCGGCGGCAGCGGCCTTCTTCTTCTATCCGGCCGTAGTGCCCTATGTGCAGCCCTACATCGACAACGAGCAGCTGGCGATGATCGCGGCTGCGGCCGCCGTTTTCGTCATTGCGCTGATCGTGGTGACCGTCATCACCATGAAGATCGCCGACTTCATCATCGATTCGCGCGTCGGCGCGCTCGACCGCACGCTCGGCTTCCTCTACGGCGCGGCGCGCGGCATCCTGGTGGTTGCCGTCGGGCTTCTGTTCTTCAACTGGCTGGTGGGAACAAACCAGCCGGGCTGGGTGGCCGAGGCCAAGTCCCGCCCGTTGCTCGAAAGCATTGGCGCCTATCTGCAGGGCATGCTGCCCGAAGATCCGGAGAACTCGATCCTGAACCGGTTCTCGCCTGGCAATGGAGAGGAAGCGCCGGCCGATGGGGGCGCGGCCCCTGCCGACGGCGGCACCAACGCGGCGCCACCGGCCGAAGCGCCTGCGAACAATTGA
- the purF gene encoding amidophosphoribosyltransferase, with translation MADQADVLLAEADDHFHDECGVFGIFGRQDAAAIVTLGLHALQHRGQEAAGIVSYDGNQFHVERHVGLIGDTFTKQTVLNRLKGTRAIGHTRYATTGGSGLRNVQPFFAELADGGLAIAHNGNITNAMTVQRRLQKDGSIFSSTSDTETILHLIATSKERDTNARFVDAVRQIEGAFSLVALTSKKMIGVRDPLGIRPLVLGDLDGAWILASETCALDIIGARFVRDLKPGEMVVVTTKGVESHFPFEAQKPRFCIFEYVYFARPDSIVEGRNVYDVRKRIGAELARENPVEADIVVPVPDSGTPAAIGFAQAANLPFELGIIRNHYVGRTFIQPTDSIRHMGVKLKHNANRRILEGKRVVLVDDSIVRGTTSQKIVQMVRDAGAREVHMRIASPPTRASCFYGVDTPETAKLLASRMSIEDMAEFIRVDSLGFLSLDGLYRAVGEEGRNEEQPQFCDACFSTQYPTRLVDHDGADNVRTLSLLASGGH, from the coding sequence ATGGCAGACCAAGCTGACGTGCTTTTGGCGGAAGCGGACGATCATTTCCACGACGAATGCGGCGTGTTCGGCATCTTCGGCCGGCAGGATGCCGCGGCAATCGTGACGCTGGGGCTTCACGCCCTCCAGCACCGCGGCCAGGAGGCTGCCGGCATCGTGTCGTATGATGGCAACCAGTTCCATGTGGAGCGGCATGTCGGCCTGATCGGCGATACCTTCACCAAGCAAACCGTGCTCAACCGCCTGAAAGGCACGCGCGCGATCGGGCATACGCGCTATGCAACGACCGGCGGATCGGGGCTGCGCAACGTGCAGCCCTTCTTTGCCGAGCTGGCCGACGGCGGGTTGGCGATCGCCCACAACGGCAACATCACCAATGCCATGACGGTGCAGCGCCGCCTGCAGAAGGACGGCTCCATCTTCTCCTCCACCTCGGACACGGAGACGATCCTGCACCTCATCGCCACCAGCAAGGAGCGCGACACCAATGCGCGCTTCGTCGACGCGGTGCGGCAGATCGAGGGCGCGTTCTCACTGGTCGCGCTGACCTCCAAGAAGATGATCGGCGTGCGCGATCCGCTCGGCATCCGCCCGCTGGTGCTCGGCGACCTCGACGGCGCCTGGATCCTGGCGTCGGAGACCTGCGCGCTCGACATCATCGGCGCGCGTTTCGTGCGCGACCTCAAGCCCGGCGAGATGGTCGTCGTCACCACCAAGGGTGTCGAGAGCCATTTCCCCTTCGAAGCGCAGAAGCCGCGCTTCTGCATCTTCGAGTATGTCTACTTCGCCCGCCCCGATTCGATCGTCGAGGGCCGCAACGTCTATGACGTCCGCAAACGCATCGGCGCGGAACTTGCGCGCGAAAACCCCGTCGAAGCCGATATCGTCGTGCCGGTGCCGGATTCGGGCACGCCCGCGGCGATCGGCTTCGCGCAGGCAGCCAACCTCCCCTTCGAGCTTGGCATCATCCGCAACCACTATGTGGGCCGCACCTTCATCCAGCCGACCGATTCCATCCGCCACATGGGCGTGAAGCTGAAGCACAACGCCAATCGCCGCATCCTCGAGGGCAAGCGCGTGGTGCTGGTGGACGATTCCATCGTGCGCGGCACGACCAGCCAGAAGATCGTGCAGATGGTGCGCGACGCCGGCGCGCGTGAGGTGCACATGCGCATCGCTTCGCCGCCGACCCGGGCCTCTTGCTTCTACGGCGTGGATACGCCGGAAACGGCAAAGCTGTTGGCCTCGCGCATGTCGATCGAGGATATGGCCGAGTTCATTCGCGTCGATTCGCTCGGCTTCCTGTCGCTCGACGGACTTTATCGGGCAGTCGGCGAAGAGGGCCGCAACGAGGAGCAGCCGCAATTCTGCGACGCCTGCTTCTCGACCCAGTACCCGACGCGCCTGGTCGATCACGATGGCGCCGACAACGTGCGCACGCTGTCGCTGCTGGCGAGCGGCGGGCACTAG
- a CDS encoding SDR family NAD(P)-dependent oxidoreductase, giving the protein MTTFPDLSGRVALVTGASRGIGYFIAKYMAEAGAHVVAVARTVGGLEELDDEIKAAGGQATLVPLDLTDMAGIDRLGGAIHERWGKLDIMVANAGILGVIAPIGHVEAKVFEKVMATNVTSVWRLIRSVDPLLRLSDAGRAITLTSSLAHNSRAFWSPYAASKAAVEAMTRSWAEETQNMALRVNSFDPGRTRTAMRAQAVPGEDPETVPHPADVARKVLLLADPTLAETGKIYQAVSDRFVTHRSPE; this is encoded by the coding sequence ATGACCACGTTCCCCGATCTTTCCGGGCGCGTCGCGCTCGTCACCGGCGCCTCGCGCGGCATCGGCTATTTCATCGCCAAGTACATGGCCGAGGCCGGCGCGCATGTGGTCGCCGTCGCACGCACGGTCGGCGGGCTCGAAGAACTGGACGACGAGATCAAGGCGGCCGGGGGCCAGGCGACTCTGGTCCCACTCGACCTGACCGACATGGCCGGCATCGACCGTCTCGGCGGCGCCATTCATGAGCGCTGGGGCAAGCTCGACATCATGGTCGCAAACGCCGGGATACTCGGCGTGATCGCGCCAATCGGGCATGTCGAAGCCAAGGTCTTCGAGAAGGTGATGGCGACGAACGTCACTTCGGTGTGGCGGCTCATCCGCTCGGTGGATCCGCTGCTACGCCTGTCCGACGCGGGGCGCGCGATCACGCTGACATCGAGCCTCGCCCACAACTCGCGCGCCTTCTGGTCGCCCTATGCCGCTTCGAAGGCGGCGGTGGAGGCGATGACCCGCTCATGGGCGGAGGAGACGCAGAACATGGCGCTCCGCGTCAACTCTTTCGACCCTGGCCGCACCCGCACAGCCATGCGCGCACAGGCGGTTCCAGGCGAGGATCCCGAAACCGTGCCGCATCCCGCCGACGTGGCGAGGAAGGTGCTCCTGCTTGCCGACCCGACTCTGGCGGAAACCGGAAAGATCTACCAGGCGGTCAGCGATCGCTTCGTCACGCACCGTTCTCCGGAATAA
- a CDS encoding CDP-alcohol phosphatidyltransferase family protein, which produces MPRPFSSFEPHGGGGPRIREIPFRMLIPNLITVLAICAGLSGIRLAFEDRFETAVVMVLIAAFLDGIDGRLARALKATSRFGAQMDSLADIVNFGAAPALVTYAFLLDGTGPFGWMAALIFTIACGLRLARFNVLDEDDDRPAWQAEYFVGVPAPAGALLVLLPTYLVFNGVVPGPAYAYGSVVFTLLVALLLVSRLPVWSAKTMGKRIPRDAFLPIILGVMIYVLLLVNYPWVTLTVSALAYLVFLPFSARAYTLRSRREQAAEVQLDPIKPYETP; this is translated from the coding sequence ATGCCTCGCCCCTTCTCCTCCTTCGAGCCGCATGGCGGCGGCGGTCCGCGCATCCGCGAGATTCCCTTCCGGATGCTCATTCCGAACCTCATCACAGTGCTGGCCATCTGCGCTGGCTTGTCCGGCATTCGACTTGCGTTCGAGGACAGGTTCGAGACCGCGGTCGTGATGGTGTTGATTGCCGCATTTCTTGACGGTATCGACGGGCGCCTGGCCCGCGCGCTCAAGGCTACGTCCCGTTTTGGCGCGCAGATGGATTCGCTCGCCGACATCGTGAACTTCGGCGCTGCCCCTGCGCTGGTGACCTACGCGTTCCTGCTCGACGGCACGGGCCCGTTCGGCTGGATGGCCGCGTTGATCTTCACCATTGCGTGCGGCTTGCGGCTGGCCCGCTTCAACGTATTGGATGAAGACGACGATCGTCCGGCCTGGCAGGCGGAATATTTCGTCGGCGTTCCCGCGCCCGCCGGCGCATTGCTGGTGCTGCTGCCGACATATCTGGTCTTCAACGGCGTGGTGCCCGGTCCGGCCTACGCGTATGGCAGCGTCGTCTTTACCCTGCTGGTGGCGTTGCTCCTGGTGAGCCGACTGCCAGTCTGGTCCGCCAAGACGATGGGCAAGCGCATACCGCGTGATGCGTTCCTGCCGATCATCCTCGGCGTGATGATCTACGTGCTGCTGCTGGTGAACTACCCCTGGGTGACGCTTACCGTGTCGGCGCTTGCCTATCTCGTGTTCCTGCCGTTCAGCGCCCGGGCCTACACATTGCGCTCACGGCGGGAGCAGGCGGCCGAAGTCCAGTTGGATCCGATCAAGCCCTACGAGACGCCTTAG
- a CDS encoding phosphatidylserine decarboxylase, which yields MSLTDTIRKTFVPIHREGYPFIAAFAVATLVLWLISDYLFFAGLILTAWCVYFYRDPQRVTPVDDRLIISPADGVVSSVGPAVPPQELGLGDGERTRISVFMNVFSCHVNRAPTRGRITTIQHRAGKFLNAEMDKASSENERNGLVIDSPHGPVAVVQIAGLVARRIVCWAEPNENIGTGERFGLIRFGSRVDVYLPEGARPRVAVGQTAVGGETIIADLDGSPTLPLYRIS from the coding sequence ATGAGCCTTACCGACACCATCCGGAAGACCTTTGTTCCTATCCACCGCGAAGGTTATCCGTTTATTGCGGCGTTTGCCGTCGCCACGCTGGTTCTGTGGCTCATTTCCGATTATCTGTTCTTCGCCGGCCTGATCCTTACGGCCTGGTGCGTATATTTCTATCGCGATCCGCAGCGGGTGACGCCCGTTGACGACCGGCTCATCATCAGCCCCGCCGACGGCGTGGTGTCATCCGTCGGACCGGCCGTGCCGCCTCAGGAGCTTGGCCTGGGCGACGGAGAGCGGACGCGGATCTCCGTCTTCATGAACGTCTTCTCCTGCCACGTGAACCGGGCCCCGACCCGCGGGCGCATCACCACGATCCAGCATCGGGCCGGAAAATTCCTCAACGCGGAGATGGACAAGGCGAGCTCGGAGAACGAGCGCAACGGCCTTGTCATCGACAGTCCGCACGGTCCTGTCGCTGTCGTTCAGATCGCCGGACTGGTGGCGCGCCGAATCGTCTGCTGGGCGGAGCCTAACGAGAACATCGGCACGGGCGAGCGCTTCGGGCTCATCCGATTCGGATCCCGCGTCGACGTCTATCTTCCGGAGGGCGCGCGTCCGCGCGTGGCGGTAGGGCAGACGGCGGTGGGAGGCGAGACGATCATCGCGGATCTGGACGGCTCGCCGACGCTCCCGCTCTACCGCATCTCGTAG
- a CDS encoding ABCB family ABC transporter ATP-binding protein/permease: MTAKTVSAESGSTLTTLRNLWPYMWPVDRADLRARVVWATVFLVVSKLVLVAVPYFFKWATDALTGNTASAPPLPAFLVVPAALVIAYNVVRLIQAGLNQLRDALFASVGQYAVRKLAYRTFVHMHDLSLRFHLERRTGGLSRVIERGVKGIEAIVRFTILNTLPTVIEFALTAVIFAVAYGWLYVAVIALTVALYTWFTVWASDWRISIRREMNESDTDANTKAIDSLLNFETVKYFNNEKMEAQRFDRSMARYEVAATKTWTSLGWLNFGQAAIFGAGMLVVMLMSAREVAAGTHTIGDFVFVNAMLMQLSVPLNFIGFIYREIRQGLTDIENMFDLLDVKQEVVDRADAPPLAVGPGRVEFRDVHFAYDAARPILRGVSFEVPAGKTVAIVGPSGAGKSTISRLLFRFYDIQSGSILIDGQDLRDVTQESLRRSIGMVPQDTVLFNDTIAYNIRYGRPDASEADVRQAAELAQIAGFIERLPDGFKSMVGERGLKLSGGEKQRVAIARTILKAPPILILDEATSALDTHTEREIQAALDLVSKGRTTLVIAHRLSTVVSADEIIVLKDGAIAERGTHPQLLAANGLYAAMWSRQREATEAEERLRIAREEDELGIVVRRRTPEVS, encoded by the coding sequence GTGACCGCAAAAACCGTATCGGCCGAGTCCGGGTCGACCCTGACGACGTTGCGCAACCTCTGGCCCTACATGTGGCCGGTGGACCGCGCGGATCTGCGTGCACGGGTCGTCTGGGCGACGGTCTTTCTCGTCGTCTCGAAGCTGGTTCTCGTCGCCGTCCCCTATTTCTTCAAATGGGCGACCGATGCGCTGACCGGAAACACCGCCTCGGCGCCGCCGCTGCCGGCCTTCCTCGTCGTACCGGCGGCGCTGGTCATCGCCTACAATGTCGTGCGTCTTATCCAGGCTGGTCTCAACCAGCTGCGCGATGCTCTTTTTGCAAGCGTCGGCCAGTATGCGGTGCGCAAGCTCGCCTACAGGACGTTCGTGCACATGCACGATCTCTCCCTCCGGTTCCACCTGGAACGCCGCACCGGCGGTCTGTCGCGCGTCATCGAGCGCGGGGTGAAGGGTATCGAGGCGATCGTCCGCTTCACCATCCTGAACACGCTGCCGACGGTCATTGAGTTCGCGCTGACGGCCGTCATCTTCGCGGTCGCCTATGGATGGCTCTATGTTGCCGTCATTGCCCTGACCGTGGCGCTCTATACATGGTTCACGGTCTGGGCGAGCGACTGGCGTATCTCCATCCGCCGCGAGATGAACGAATCCGACACCGACGCCAACACCAAGGCGATCGACTCGTTGCTCAACTTCGAGACGGTAAAATACTTCAACAACGAGAAGATGGAGGCTCAGCGCTTCGACCGTTCCATGGCGCGCTACGAGGTCGCTGCGACCAAGACGTGGACCTCGCTCGGCTGGCTGAACTTCGGCCAGGCCGCCATCTTCGGCGCGGGCATGCTGGTCGTGATGCTGATGTCGGCGAGGGAGGTTGCCGCCGGCACGCACACCATCGGCGATTTCGTCTTCGTCAACGCCATGCTGATGCAGCTTTCGGTGCCGCTGAACTTCATCGGCTTCATCTACCGCGAGATCCGGCAGGGGCTGACCGACATCGAGAACATGTTCGACCTGCTCGACGTGAAGCAGGAGGTGGTCGATCGCGCGGACGCGCCGCCGCTGGCGGTCGGACCGGGACGGGTGGAGTTCAGGGACGTTCATTTCGCCTATGACGCGGCGCGGCCGATCCTGCGCGGCGTCAGTTTTGAAGTGCCGGCAGGCAAGACGGTCGCCATCGTGGGTCCGTCGGGCGCCGGCAAGTCGACGATCTCGCGGCTCCTGTTCCGCTTCTACGACATCCAGTCGGGCTCCATTCTGATCGACGGCCAAGACCTCCGCGACGTGACGCAGGAAAGCCTTCGGCGATCGATCGGCATGGTCCCCCAGGACACCGTCCTGTTCAACGACACCATCGCCTACAACATCCGCTACGGGCGACCGGATGCCTCGGAGGCCGACGTTCGGCAGGCGGCCGAACTCGCCCAGATCGCCGGTTTCATCGAGCGGCTGCCGGACGGCTTCAAGTCAATGGTCGGTGAGCGCGGGCTGAAACTGTCAGGCGGCGAGAAACAGCGCGTTGCGATTGCCCGGACCATCCTCAAGGCGCCGCCGATCCTCATCCTGGACGAGGCGACATCAGCCCTCGACACCCACACCGAGCGGGAAATCCAGGCAGCCCTCGATCTTGTCAGCAAGGGACGGACGACGCTGGTGATCGCGCACCGTCTGTCGACAGTGGTTTCGGCCGACGAGATCATTGTGCTGAAGGATGGCGCGATTGCCGAGCGCGGCACGCATCCGCAGCTTCTGGCTGCAAACGGCCTCTATGCGGCCATGTGGAGCCGCCAGCGCGAGGCGACCGAGGCCGAAGAACGGCTGCGCATTGCCCGCGAAGAGGACGAACTGGGCATTGTGGTGCGCCGGCGGACTCCCGAGGTCAGCTGA
- a CDS encoding ArsR/SmtB family transcription factor, with product MNGTSASQDDCCAPVASRDVSLKLAALSHPVRIEILARVAGLGPCCCKDVVACLDLAQSTVSQHLKILVDAGLLSYAPDRQRSRYEIDRATMAELSAQVARFADACCRLPNPKA from the coding sequence ATGAATGGAACGAGTGCATCTCAGGACGACTGCTGCGCACCGGTCGCATCCCGTGACGTGTCGCTGAAGCTGGCGGCCCTCTCACACCCCGTCCGCATCGAAATCCTGGCGCGCGTCGCTGGCCTTGGACCTTGTTGCTGCAAGGACGTGGTCGCCTGCCTCGATCTCGCACAGTCGACCGTGTCGCAGCACCTGAAGATCCTGGTGGACGCCGGCCTGCTCAGCTATGCGCCGGACCGTCAGCGTTCCCGCTACGAGATCGACCGCGCCACAATGGCCGAACTTTCCGCTCAGGTGGCGCGTTTTGCGGATGCCTGCTGCCGCCTGCCTAACCCGAAAGCTTGA
- a CDS encoding LysM peptidoglycan-binding domain-containing protein produces MINPLKALLFLAGGTAVAGVAAYATGALDPLFKSPPAAVAEAPEKPATAKTGDEAATKESRLEGSEKPAASPAPASDQGAQGEQKPQAPEIAAIDPNKPIAEDAAPQPVAPADGSPVPTFDLVRVEADGSMVIAGKAAPKARVELLTAGDAIGEGRAGEGGDFVIVLDKPLAPGDYQITIRATNPQAAVASTQTAIVSIPKEAGGQVLAMIEEPGKPSEIITVPQPAPSATAAQPTEQKPAEAASEQPAGSDGAAGQAKPNESVAQADPAKPAETAAAEPTPAQQPAVAQPGGPTPDVAVEAVEIDGPKVFVAGRAPAGSSVRVYAGESPLGESKASPAGRFLVEALKDLPVGNYIVRADVIGPDGVQVIARAAVPFEREPGENIAAVAPPSDGSVGSGSGPFVPAPDAAPANAATPAAGEAPSSGAQGTAAASADAQPSGNAGQQETGEWPAPAVPAQAPAATGEPAPSGATAAGTADQSAPPAASQPADVAAAATATQATAPALQPVASAVIIRRGDSLWRISKRVYGRGIRYSTIYLANQDQIRDPDLIWPGQVFNVPGKTEEGEAADMTRMGDQATSKSE; encoded by the coding sequence ATGATCAATCCATTGAAGGCGTTGCTGTTCCTGGCGGGCGGAACCGCAGTCGCAGGCGTCGCGGCCTATGCGACGGGCGCGCTGGATCCGCTCTTCAAATCGCCGCCTGCTGCTGTCGCCGAAGCGCCTGAAAAGCCCGCCACCGCGAAGACCGGAGACGAGGCCGCAACAAAGGAGAGCCGTCTCGAAGGCTCGGAAAAGCCGGCCGCGTCGCCGGCGCCGGCCTCTGACCAGGGCGCGCAGGGCGAACAGAAACCGCAGGCGCCTGAAATCGCCGCCATCGATCCGAACAAACCCATCGCCGAAGATGCCGCTCCGCAGCCGGTCGCACCAGCCGACGGATCGCCCGTGCCGACCTTCGATCTTGTTCGCGTCGAGGCCGACGGCTCCATGGTGATCGCTGGCAAGGCGGCCCCGAAGGCAAGGGTAGAGCTGCTCACGGCCGGCGATGCGATCGGTGAGGGGAGGGCAGGCGAAGGCGGCGATTTCGTCATCGTGCTCGACAAGCCGCTTGCGCCCGGCGACTACCAGATCACGATCCGCGCCACCAATCCGCAAGCCGCCGTCGCGTCCACCCAGACTGCGATCGTTTCCATTCCAAAGGAGGCCGGCGGCCAGGTGCTGGCGATGATCGAGGAGCCGGGCAAGCCCAGCGAGATCATCACCGTGCCGCAGCCTGCGCCCTCAGCAACCGCTGCCCAGCCAACCGAACAGAAGCCGGCGGAGGCTGCATCGGAGCAGCCGGCAGGTTCAGACGGCGCTGCCGGTCAGGCGAAGCCAAATGAAAGCGTTGCCCAGGCCGATCCGGCGAAGCCCGCCGAAACGGCGGCCGCCGAACCGACGCCTGCGCAACAGCCGGCCGTTGCGCAGCCGGGTGGCCCGACCCCGGATGTCGCGGTGGAGGCTGTCGAGATCGACGGCCCCAAAGTCTTCGTCGCGGGAAGGGCGCCCGCTGGTTCGAGCGTCCGCGTCTACGCCGGCGAGAGCCCGCTCGGCGAATCGAAGGCGTCCCCGGCGGGGCGGTTCCTCGTCGAGGCGCTCAAGGATCTGCCCGTCGGCAACTACATCGTGCGCGCCGATGTGATCGGGCCCGATGGCGTCCAGGTCATTGCACGGGCGGCGGTTCCTTTCGAGCGGGAGCCGGGCGAGAATATCGCCGCGGTAGCGCCGCCGTCAGATGGCTCGGTCGGGAGCGGCAGCGGCCCTTTCGTCCCTGCACCAGATGCCGCGCCCGCCAACGCTGCCACGCCGGCCGCGGGGGAGGCTCCTTCGAGCGGGGCGCAGGGAACTGCCGCGGCCTCGGCAGACGCACAGCCGTCCGGGAACGCCGGCCAGCAGGAGACGGGCGAATGGCCTGCACCTGCGGTACCCGCACAAGCGCCAGCAGCGACAGGCGAGCCGGCGCCGTCCGGCGCAACCGCGGCGGGAACCGCCGACCAGTCCGCGCCTCCGGCAGCATCTCAGCCCGCCGATGTGGCAGCGGCGGCAACCGCGACGCAGGCGACCGCGCCGGCGTTGCAGCCGGTTGCAAGCGCCGTCATCATCCGACGCGGAGATTCACTCTGGCGGATCTCAAAGCGCGTCTATGGCCGCGGCATTCGCTATTCGACCATCTATCTCGCCAACCAGGATCAGATCCGCGATCCCGATCTGATCTGGCCGGGCCAGGTGTTTAACGTTCCCGGCAAGACCGAAGAGGGCGAAGCGGCCGACATGACCAGGATGGGCGACCAGGCCACGTCGAAATCCGAATGA
- a CDS encoding TIGR00730 family Rossman fold protein, producing the protein MNTIRSICVYCGSSPGRDASYLAAGQRLGRSIGEAGLRLVYGGGTKGIMGAVADGTRRAGGQVTGIIPRFLMNKEATEAALGRLDELVVTENMHQRKHIMFEKSDAFVALPGGIGTVEEIVEIMTWGQLGHHRKPIVFVNVRGFWSPMLSMLDHMRSEGFIHTGHLVQPIVVDEPTAVVPAVLATVSASGEPTEGVDSVIQKM; encoded by the coding sequence ATGAACACGATTCGGTCGATCTGCGTCTACTGCGGCTCCTCGCCCGGCCGTGATGCCAGCTATCTCGCCGCCGGACAGCGACTCGGCCGCTCGATTGGCGAAGCCGGCCTGCGCCTGGTGTATGGTGGAGGCACCAAGGGCATCATGGGCGCAGTCGCCGACGGCACGCGACGGGCGGGCGGCCAGGTCACCGGCATCATACCGCGCTTCCTGATGAACAAGGAAGCCACTGAGGCAGCACTCGGCCGCCTCGACGAACTCGTCGTGACCGAGAACATGCACCAGCGTAAACATATCATGTTCGAAAAATCCGACGCCTTTGTGGCGCTGCCCGGCGGCATCGGGACGGTGGAGGAAATCGTCGAGATCATGACGTGGGGCCAACTCGGCCACCACCGCAAGCCGATCGTCTTCGTCAACGTCAGGGGCTTCTGGTCGCCGATGCTCTCGATGCTCGATCACATGCGCAGCGAGGGTTTCATCCACACCGGCCACCTCGTGCAGCCGATCGTCGTGGACGAACCGACAGCCGTGGTGCCGGCCGTGCTTGCAACCGTTTCGGCGTCCGGCGAACCGACTGAAGGCGTCGATTCCGTCATCCAGAAGATGTGA